The proteins below are encoded in one region of Campylobacter rectus:
- a CDS encoding AMP-binding protein: MSFEENLKNFRFTDDSRDVFDACLGFAAFLEKNGIKELQIYIDDAFKFYAAFFGSLLAGAAPYVLAKPIFEENLTAVNDENFSNFLLKEPAKKVKFDPEAKFYLQTSGSSGKSKMIEKSLAQMIKESEYLATELNFSSQNTFFSSVSHRHMFGLTFKVFLPLVLGARVIADELNYPEAILSLGLANHVFIASPVLLRTITQSPAASALKGLSGIVSAGSPLKKELRGELGQICDARIIEIYGSTETGIVARDEGCGLRLFGAVNAGLDDRGALNVSSPWCEFFQTNDAASIDEGRLVLQGRIDRIVKLNDKRVSLESIETKLLESGLLADCYCAPHPKFKRIAALLQLNGEGLKKFRKIGKKGVAAELKELLKLEFKNSVRYFKIVEKMPRNQQGKFEKSEFENALFASPKPVWSGGRVDEAGEICGGQIYKNGENLRGGKNCLSHKGASLEKIADQNGKNFENQANGTSCASEKGREKNQILTSAASFKDAVSVVGFQNCSSGGNLENIAVGKKNASCKSVKDGDAQNETSLEGRVSLANDEDGERLDDDAQKYEFSAIMHAGLEIFESHFPNLPLLPGFMQLDYVFELACGVGIDVSGASTVENLKFMKFVRPGDLLRVCFEKRGGKLYFELFCNGEKCSVGRAAL; encoded by the coding sequence ATGAGCTTTGAAGAAAATTTAAAAAATTTTAGATTTACGGACGACTCGCGCGACGTCTTTGACGCGTGCCTCGGATTTGCCGCATTTTTAGAAAAAAACGGCATAAAAGAGCTGCAAATTTACATTGACGACGCGTTTAAATTTTACGCCGCGTTTTTCGGCTCGCTTTTGGCGGGCGCTGCGCCTTACGTGTTGGCAAAGCCTATTTTCGAGGAAAATTTGACGGCCGTAAATGACGAAAATTTTTCAAATTTTCTTTTAAAGGAGCCTGCAAAGAAGGTAAAATTTGATCCGGAGGCTAAATTTTACCTGCAGACTTCCGGCTCGAGCGGCAAAAGCAAGATGATAGAAAAGTCGCTCGCGCAGATGATAAAAGAGAGCGAGTATCTGGCCACCGAGCTAAATTTTAGCAGCCAAAACACCTTTTTTTCGAGCGTTTCGCACAGGCATATGTTCGGACTTACGTTTAAGGTTTTTTTACCGCTAGTTCTCGGCGCTCGCGTCATCGCGGACGAGCTAAACTACCCCGAGGCGATTTTGAGCTTAGGCCTTGCAAATCACGTATTTATCGCTAGTCCGGTGCTGCTTAGAACCATAACCCAAAGCCCCGCTGCAAGCGCGCTAAAAGGCTTAAGCGGGATCGTAAGCGCGGGTTCGCCGCTCAAAAAGGAGCTAAGAGGCGAGCTAGGCCAAATCTGCGACGCGCGGATCATCGAAATCTACGGCAGTACGGAAACGGGCATAGTGGCTAGGGACGAGGGGTGCGGACTTAGGCTGTTTGGCGCGGTGAACGCGGGGCTGGATGACAGGGGCGCGCTAAACGTGAGCTCGCCTTGGTGCGAGTTTTTTCAGACTAACGACGCGGCTAGCATCGACGAGGGCCGCCTCGTGCTACAAGGCAGGATAGATCGCATCGTCAAGCTAAACGACAAGCGCGTGAGCCTGGAGAGCATCGAAACAAAGCTGCTAGAGAGCGGTCTGCTCGCGGACTGCTACTGCGCGCCGCACCCGAAATTTAAACGCATCGCCGCGCTTTTACAGCTTAACGGCGAGGGGCTTAAAAAATTTAGAAAAATCGGCAAAAAAGGCGTGGCAGCCGAGCTAAAAGAGCTTTTGAAGCTTGAGTTTAAAAACAGCGTCCGATACTTTAAAATCGTGGAAAAAATGCCGCGAAATCAGCAGGGTAAATTTGAAAAAAGCGAATTTGAAAATGCGCTATTTGCTAGCCCCAAGCCCGTTTGGAGCGGCGGACGCGTAGATGAGGCGGGCGAAATTTGCGGCGGTCAAATTTATAAAAACGGCGAAAATTTAAGAGGCGGCAAAAACTGTTTATCGCATAAAGGCGCAAGCCTTGAAAAAATCGCCGACCAAAATGGAAAAAATTTTGAAAACCAAGCTAACGGCACGAGTTGCGCAAGCGAAAAAGGCCGAGAAAAAAATCAAATTTTAACGAGTGCCGCGAGTTTTAAGGATGCCGTGAGCGTGGTCGGTTTTCAAAACTGCTCAAGCGGTGGGAATTTGGAGAATATTGCAGTCGGCAAAAAAAATGCAAGCTGCAAGAGCGTAAAAGACGGCGACGCTCAAAACGAGACAAGCCTTGAAGGGCGAGTAAGTCTCGCAAACGATGAGGACGGCGAGCGGCTCGATGACGACGCGCAAAAATACGAATTTAGCGCTATCATGCACGCGGGACTTGAGATTTTCGAGAGCCATTTTCCAAATTTACCGTTGCTGCCGGGGTTTATGCAGCTTGACTACGTCTTTGAGCTAGCTTGCGGCGTCGGTATCGACGTTAGCGGCGCTAGCACGGTAGAAAATTTAAAATTTATGAAGTTTGTAAGACCGGGCGATTTGCTTCGCGTTTGTTTTGAAAAGCGCGGTGGCAAGCTTTATTTCGAGCTATTTTGCAATGGCGAAAAGTGCTCGGTCGGCAGGGCGGCGCTTTGA
- a CDS encoding glycosyltransferase family 2 protein — protein MNKFAFLVPFYNHPQNIKALIAALKAYKLPVIVVDDGSDEASKRILAELERAEDILLLTRAQNGGKGIAMKDGFKFALECGFSHVLQIDADFQHDAALIGEFLRQSEAHPQSIVCANPIYGEDAPKSRVYGRKITNFWVAINTLSLGVKDAMCGFRVYPLRELKKAAAKSKTNRMEFDIEILVNAVRQGINVCWIDTYVRYEKGGVSHFKMLRDNALISLMHAKCFFSLPKFALGKIWRACGVNLKKKSSDMSRKFKDEQAVSTSEGTRTESKFKSVAQEQTVAKPLKFDDADGARILTKPQENAKSHKFGREECLQGESESQTAAAASKFEIVLNERGVEKFNGTQKMKGEQNLINLQEADAPHKFKTLQNSVQDARENSVANAVQIPIRPQKDAKTNNVSQENSEQNLWWKKQERGGAFFLRLSLFLAQILPEFALKLIVKIVVWFYYIFSKNERENIAAFRRNLSEFAGAQTLKGTSVFSHFEAFGGAICDKFRVWKGKIKDDELEIIDLERIKSELIGAQKGQILLTAHLGNVEICKALGARVEGFRMVILTYDENSRKFNEVLREISKNDGSVRMMAVNKLDVAAMLELKNIVESGEHIGIMGDRTPLGGDKAARVKFLGKEASFNYGPYLIAGILGVKISSLWCQKVGGKFRIELVPLASAVKLGRDKAAAAREYLQIYVRELENRCKQTPTQWFNFFDFWR, from the coding sequence TTGAATAAATTTGCGTTTTTGGTGCCGTTTTACAATCACCCGCAAAATATCAAAGCCCTGATTGCCGCGCTAAAAGCTTACAAGCTGCCCGTTATCGTCGTGGATGACGGCTCGGACGAGGCGAGTAAGCGAATTTTAGCGGAGCTTGAGCGCGCAGAGGACATCTTGCTGCTCACGCGCGCGCAAAACGGCGGTAAGGGCATCGCGATGAAGGACGGGTTTAAATTTGCGCTGGAGTGCGGTTTTAGTCACGTTTTGCAAATCGACGCCGATTTTCAGCACGACGCTGCGCTCATCGGCGAGTTTTTGAGGCAGAGCGAGGCGCACCCGCAAAGCATCGTCTGCGCAAATCCCATCTACGGTGAGGACGCGCCAAAATCCCGCGTTTACGGCAGGAAGATCACGAATTTTTGGGTCGCGATAAATACGCTAAGCCTTGGCGTCAAAGACGCTATGTGCGGTTTTCGCGTTTATCCTCTGCGGGAGCTAAAAAAAGCGGCGGCAAAAAGTAAGACAAATAGGATGGAGTTTGACATCGAGATCCTCGTAAATGCCGTGAGACAGGGCATCAATGTGTGCTGGATCGATACATACGTGCGCTACGAAAAGGGTGGCGTTTCGCACTTTAAGATGCTGCGCGATAACGCGCTAATCAGCCTTATGCACGCAAAATGCTTCTTTTCTTTGCCCAAATTTGCGCTGGGTAAAATTTGGCGAGCGTGCGGGGTAAATTTAAAGAAAAAAAGCTCTGATATGTCGCGCAAATTTAAGGATGAGCAAGCCGTCTCGACGTCTGAGGGCACGCGCACCGAAAGTAAATTTAAAAGCGTCGCCCAAGAGCAAACCGTCGCAAAACCTCTAAAGTTTGATGATGCAGACGGTGCTCGGATACTTACAAAGCCGCAAGAAAACGCTAAATCGCATAAGTTTGGGCGCGAGGAATGCTTGCAAGGCGAATCGGAGTCGCAGACTGCAGCGGCGGCAAGCAAATTTGAGATTGTCCTAAATGAGCGAGGTGTTGAAAAATTTAACGGCACGCAAAAAATGAAAGGCGAGCAAAATTTGATAAATTTGCAGGAGGCTGACGCGCCGCATAAATTTAAAACTTTGCAAAATTCTGTTCAAGACGCACGAGAAAACTCCGTCGCAAATGCCGTGCAAATCCCTATAAGGCCGCAAAAAGACGCAAAAACAAATAACGTATCCCAAGAAAACTCCGAGCAAAATCTATGGTGGAAAAAGCAGGAAAGGGGCGGGGCGTTTTTTTTAAGACTTAGCCTCTTTTTGGCACAAATTTTGCCTGAGTTTGCGCTAAAACTTATCGTTAAAATCGTGGTTTGGTTTTATTATATTTTTTCAAAAAACGAGCGCGAGAACATCGCCGCATTTAGACGAAATTTAAGCGAATTTGCCGGCGCGCAGACGCTAAAAGGAACGAGCGTTTTTAGCCATTTTGAGGCGTTTGGCGGCGCTATCTGCGATAAATTTAGAGTCTGGAAAGGCAAGATCAAGGATGACGAGCTGGAGATCATAGATCTAGAGCGCATAAAAAGCGAACTAATCGGCGCGCAAAAAGGGCAAATTTTGCTCACGGCACACCTTGGAAACGTCGAAATTTGCAAGGCTTTGGGCGCGCGGGTCGAGGGCTTTAGGATGGTGATTTTGACCTATGACGAGAACTCGCGTAAATTTAACGAAGTGCTGCGCGAAATCAGTAAAAACGACGGTAGTGTGCGCATGATGGCGGTAAATAAGCTAGACGTAGCCGCGATGCTGGAGCTAAAAAATATCGTTGAAAGCGGCGAGCACATCGGTATAATGGGCGATAGGACGCCTCTTGGCGGCGATAAGGCCGCGCGCGTTAAATTTCTGGGTAAGGAGGCGAGCTTTAACTACGGTCCTTACCTGATCGCGGGGATTTTAGGCGTAAAGATAAGCTCGCTGTGGTGCCAGAAAGTGGGCGGTAAATTTAGGATCGAGCTCGTACCGCTAGCAAGCGCCGTAAAGCTGGGACGAGATAAAGCCGCCGCAGCGCGCGAATATCTGCAAATTTACGTCCGCGAGCTGGAAAATCGCTGCAAGCAAACGCCTACGCAGTGGTTTAATTTTTTTGATTTTTGGAGATGA
- a CDS encoding acyl-CoA thioesterase, translating into MISKSVALKAQFYDVDSMNVVWHGNYVKYFETARCALLEEIGYDYEAMRADGYAYPIVKIEAKYIKPVFFGDEIEVEATLKECECFLKIGYVVKSAKSGETLCTGTSSQAAVDMRAMQTCFEIPQELQNAVKRYINEKNSGDF; encoded by the coding sequence ATGATATCAAAATCGGTCGCGTTAAAGGCGCAGTTTTACGACGTGGACAGTATGAACGTCGTGTGGCACGGCAACTACGTGAAGTATTTCGAGACGGCTAGATGCGCGCTTTTAGAGGAGATAGGCTACGACTACGAGGCGATGAGAGCTGACGGCTACGCCTATCCGATCGTAAAAATCGAAGCAAAATATATTAAGCCCGTGTTTTTCGGAGACGAGATCGAGGTGGAGGCGACGCTAAAGGAGTGCGAGTGCTTTTTAAAGATCGGCTACGTCGTAAAAAGCGCCAAAAGCGGCGAGACGCTGTGTACGGGCACGAGCTCGCAAGCGGCTGTGGATATGCGTGCGATGCAGACGTGCTTTGAGATCCCGCAAGAGCTACAAAACGCGGTAAAAAGGTATATAAATGAAAAAAATAGCGGTGATTTTTAG
- a CDS encoding LolA family protein: MKKIAVIFSLAAGLLGLEFSEIKSQIKTQNISGDFAQTKFLSGFNAEFKSYGKFELSQSELLYDTLSPVAVSIVINERGIFQKSGNGLIKIDQNFDKKLFLSIIKLDKAELEKEFSFKISGDKSNWNIELTPKNLLLKQIFTRILVGGDKFVRKIVLNEVSGDKTVNDFYNVK, translated from the coding sequence ATGAAAAAAATAGCGGTGATTTTTAGTCTGGCGGCCGGCCTGTTGGGGCTTGAGTTTAGCGAGATAAAATCTCAAATCAAAACGCAAAATATCAGCGGCGATTTCGCTCAGACGAAGTTTTTGAGCGGCTTTAACGCGGAGTTTAAAAGCTACGGCAAATTTGAACTCAGTCAAAGCGAACTACTCTACGACACGCTAAGCCCGGTCGCGGTTAGCATCGTCATAAACGAGCGCGGGATCTTTCAAAAAAGCGGCAACGGACTCATAAAAATCGATCAAAATTTTGATAAAAAGCTCTTTTTATCTATTATAAAGCTTGATAAAGCCGAGCTTGAGAAGGAATTTAGTTTTAAAATCTCGGGCGATAAAAGCAACTGGAATATCGAGCTAACGCCAAAAAATTTGTTGCTAAAGCAAATCTTTACGCGCATCTTAGTCGGAGGCGATAAATTCGTCCGCAAGATCGTGCTAAACGAGGTTAGCGGCGATAAAACGGTAAATGATTTTTACAACGTAAAATGA
- a CDS encoding MMPL family transporter: MKKSARFFIFLAAFLAALAVCFTSAKKINADIFSLVNFENSTEQTALKSMLDSASNEFLLASNLPEFLEKSEILAEQSGVFEEYRAKQDVNLTSYPTQLNALKIALLNEQTYELLVKDKNEFFKQSAQNLFNQFAFKPLNAKDDFFALSSHMSLESSKISLNLSNLMLEAASEDAKFYLVKARLKPGYEPRNLIKFYENIRELAAQDGVQAYASCGALYGAYGKKGGDKESAAMSAVSLSLCAIFLLLAFKNLRIFCVVFVAIFGFACGLAASLLIYESLSVMIVVIGTSLVGLMFDFALHWLGKNQNAPVAAASVRPMLKIFLLGLCITMSGYGVFAFSSLELLRQTAIFSLFTLLGAFLFTYFCLPFIFEGATFSQSAAFSRFFDKFAGLCERAARALNLKILLAAFALCAGILALNFKSLSAPEQIKDYASSPAELLEQSKKISEITGAAPQNSVIVLKGGDDLVGDEKRLMRELKQVNLVKDYASVSKFILSRAEQENVKNIFKEAVKDEEIFKIYAQLGLSAELVKSELEKIANAKIIGASEILEFDAAKNLTRFLPSKNSSAVYAEGLAGGAKTDEILKANGAFSVDFVGALNQNLTEAKAWAVILKGGAFLLAFALLWAFFGAARSFLVMSVIALGVLAVLCGFAALGIHVNIFAIFGLILASAVGIDYLIFALNENLSRRERVFGIFAAFITSFISFFALSFSQTPAVSVFGLAVSLCVAFYGLAACTLAMKNLA, from the coding sequence ATGAAAAAATCCGCGCGTTTTTTTATCTTTTTAGCGGCGTTTTTGGCCGCGCTCGCCGTTTGTTTTACGAGCGCGAAAAAGATAAATGCGGATATTTTTTCTCTCGTAAATTTTGAAAACTCTACCGAACAAACTGCGCTAAAATCGATGCTAGATAGCGCTTCAAACGAGTTTTTGTTAGCTTCAAATTTGCCTGAGTTTTTAGAAAAAAGCGAAATTTTAGCCGAGCAAAGCGGAGTTTTTGAGGAGTACCGCGCAAAGCAGGACGTAAATTTAACCTCGTATCCAACTCAGCTAAACGCCCTAAAAATCGCGCTTTTAAACGAGCAAACCTACGAGCTTTTAGTAAAAGACAAAAACGAGTTTTTTAAACAAAGCGCGCAAAATTTATTTAACCAGTTTGCCTTTAAGCCGCTTAACGCGAAGGATGATTTTTTCGCCTTAAGTTCGCATATGAGCCTAGAGAGCTCAAAAATCAGCCTAAATTTGTCAAATTTGATGCTGGAAGCGGCGAGCGAGGACGCGAAATTTTACCTCGTAAAAGCGCGCCTTAAGCCCGGCTACGAACCGCGAAATTTGATCAAATTTTACGAAAACATACGCGAGCTTGCGGCGCAGGACGGAGTTCAGGCTTACGCTAGCTGCGGCGCGCTATACGGAGCCTACGGAAAAAAGGGCGGCGACAAAGAAAGCGCCGCTATGAGCGCGGTTTCGCTTAGCCTTTGCGCCATTTTTTTGCTGCTCGCGTTTAAAAATTTGCGCATTTTTTGCGTCGTTTTCGTCGCGATTTTCGGCTTTGCGTGCGGGCTTGCGGCTTCGCTTTTGATCTACGAGAGCCTTAGCGTCATGATCGTGGTTATCGGCACGAGCCTGGTCGGGCTGATGTTTGACTTTGCGCTGCACTGGCTGGGTAAAAATCAAAACGCGCCCGTAGCGGCCGCGAGCGTGCGTCCGATGCTTAAAATTTTCTTGCTCGGGCTTTGCATCACGATGAGCGGATACGGCGTTTTTGCCTTTTCGTCGCTTGAGCTGCTGCGCCAAACCGCGATATTTTCGCTATTTACGCTGCTTGGGGCGTTTTTATTTACCTATTTTTGCTTGCCTTTTATCTTTGAGGGCGCGACGTTTTCGCAAAGCGCCGCGTTTTCGAGATTTTTTGATAAATTTGCAGGACTTTGCGAGCGTGCGGCGAGAGCGCTAAATTTAAAAATTTTACTTGCCGCATTTGCGCTTTGCGCGGGAATTTTGGCTCTAAATTTTAAAAGCCTAAGCGCGCCCGAGCAGATCAAAGACTACGCAAGCTCGCCCGCAGAGCTGCTGGAGCAGTCTAAAAAGATCAGCGAGATAACGGGCGCCGCGCCGCAAAACTCCGTCATCGTGCTAAAGGGTGGAGACGATCTGGTCGGCGATGAGAAGCGGCTGATGCGCGAGCTAAAGCAGGTAAATCTCGTCAAAGACTACGCCTCGGTTTCTAAATTTATCCTAAGCCGAGCCGAGCAGGAAAATGTAAAAAATATCTTTAAAGAAGCCGTGAAGGATGAGGAAATATTTAAAATTTACGCTCAGCTCGGCCTATCCGCCGAGCTAGTAAAATCCGAGCTAGAAAAGATCGCAAACGCCAAAATTATCGGCGCTAGCGAGATTTTAGAATTTGACGCGGCGAAAAATTTGACGCGATTTTTACCGAGTAAAAACAGTAGCGCGGTGTACGCCGAGGGGCTAGCGGGCGGCGCGAAAACTGATGAGATTTTAAAGGCAAACGGCGCTTTTAGCGTAGATTTCGTCGGCGCGCTAAATCAAAATTTGACCGAGGCTAAGGCCTGGGCCGTTATACTAAAGGGCGGCGCGTTTTTGCTTGCGTTTGCGCTTTTATGGGCATTTTTCGGGGCGGCGCGCTCGTTTTTGGTTATGAGCGTCATCGCGCTTGGCGTGCTAGCCGTGCTTTGCGGCTTTGCGGCGCTCGGCATTCACGTAAATATTTTTGCGATTTTCGGGCTTATCTTGGCAAGCGCGGTCGGGATCGATTATCTCATCTTTGCGCTAAACGAGAACTTGTCGCGGCGGGAGCGCGTATTTGGGATATTTGCCGCATTTATCACGAGCTTTATCTCGTTTTTTGCGCTTAGTTTTAGTCAGACGCCCGCAGTTAGCGTTTTTGGGCTAGCCGTTAGCCTTTGCGTCGCGTTTTACGGGCTTGCCGCCTGCACGCTGGCGATGAAAAATTTGGCTTAA
- the thiS gene encoding sulfur carrier protein ThiS — MLKINGKDEGEFIGKTVAQLLAAKGLKPERIAVELNGEILPKDKFDAVLRDGDSAEIVHFVGGG; from the coding sequence ATGCTAAAAATAAACGGCAAGGACGAGGGCGAATTTATCGGCAAAACCGTAGCGCAGCTGCTAGCCGCAAAGGGACTAAAACCTGAGCGCATCGCAGTTGAGCTAAACGGCGAAATCTTGCCCAAAGATAAATTCGACGCGGTGCTAAGAGACGGCGACTCGGCCGAGATAGTGCATTTTGTAGGCGGAGGCTAA
- a CDS encoding thiazole synthase, translating to MKNDEKDDILELGGHKFSSRFILGSGKFSLPLLEAAVHEAGAQIVTLALRRVNEGGIENILDFIPKGVTLLPNTSGARNADECVRIAKLAREAGCGDLVKVEVIRDSKYLLPDNYETIKATEKLANMGFVVMPYMYPDLNVARDLASAGASCVMPLGAPIGTNKGLCTREFIKILLAEIDLPVIVDAGIGSPAQACEAMQMGCAAVMANTAIATAGDVKTMARAFALAIQAGRLAYLSGLGGVSDSARASSPLTGFLE from the coding sequence ATGAAAAATGACGAAAAAGACGATATTTTAGAGCTTGGCGGGCATAAATTTAGCTCGCGCTTTATCCTGGGATCGGGTAAATTTTCGTTACCTCTTTTAGAGGCCGCGGTGCACGAGGCGGGCGCACAGATCGTCACGCTGGCGCTTCGGCGCGTGAACGAGGGCGGGATAGAAAATATCCTGGACTTTATCCCAAAGGGCGTGACGCTGCTACCAAACACCTCAGGCGCTAGAAATGCCGATGAGTGCGTGCGTATCGCAAAGCTAGCGCGCGAGGCCGGCTGCGGCGATCTCGTCAAGGTTGAGGTCATCAGAGATAGCAAATACCTGCTGCCCGATAACTACGAGACGATAAAAGCGACCGAAAAGCTCGCAAACATGGGCTTTGTCGTGATGCCCTATATGTATCCCGACCTAAACGTCGCGCGCGATCTGGCGTCGGCGGGGGCTTCGTGCGTGATGCCGCTCGGCGCTCCGATCGGGACGAACAAAGGCCTTTGTACGCGTGAATTTATCAAAATTTTGCTCGCCGAGATAGACTTGCCCGTGATCGTGGATGCGGGCATCGGTAGTCCGGCGCAGGCGTGCGAAGCGATGCAGATGGGCTGCGCGGCCGTGATGGCAAACACCGCTATCGCTACCGCGGGCGACGTAAAAACGATGGCGAGAGCCTTTGCGCTAGCGATTCAAGCGGGCAGGCTGGCGTACCTATCGGGACTTGGCGGCGTGAGCGATAGCGCTAGGGCATCAAGTCCGCTTACGGGATTTTTGGAGTAA
- the thiH gene encoding 2-iminoacetate synthase ThiH, with the protein MEYAQDAQRIDETLMRRVLAAREGYDYEKFDALSVRRALSEENLSVEGLKALLSPAAGAFLGEMAEAARDRTRRQFGNSVQFFTPLYISNFCDSDCVYCGFSSRNKISRVRLKADEAATELANIAKSGLKDVLILTGESAKKSDLSYIGEVCKEASRLFSNVGVEIYPLNADEYAFLHGCGADYVVVFQETYDPAAYARFHLGGVKRSFAYRFHAQERALMGGMRSVGFAALLGLDDFRKDALATALHAHLIQQKYPHAEIALSCPRLRPAINKAHVGPRDVDERVLFQVICAYRLFLPYANITISTRESARFRDGVIAVAANKISAGVSTGVGTHSDKAKKGDEQFEISDARTVEEILGAVRGLNLQPVMSEHIYV; encoded by the coding sequence ATGGAGTATGCGCAGGACGCCCAGCGTATCGACGAAACGTTGATGCGACGGGTGCTAGCCGCGCGCGAGGGTTACGACTACGAGAAATTTGACGCCCTCAGCGTAAGGCGCGCACTAAGCGAAGAAAATCTAAGCGTAGAGGGCCTAAAAGCACTTCTAAGCCCTGCTGCGGGCGCATTTTTAGGCGAGATGGCGGAGGCGGCGCGAGATAGGACGCGCAGGCAGTTTGGCAACTCGGTGCAGTTTTTTACGCCGCTTTATATCTCAAATTTTTGCGACAGCGACTGCGTCTACTGCGGCTTTAGCTCGCGAAACAAGATCTCTCGCGTGCGGCTAAAGGCGGACGAGGCGGCGACGGAGCTAGCAAATATCGCAAAAAGCGGACTAAAAGACGTGCTGATCCTAACCGGCGAAAGCGCGAAAAAAAGCGACCTGAGCTATATCGGCGAGGTATGCAAAGAGGCGTCTAGGCTTTTTAGCAACGTCGGCGTCGAGATCTATCCGCTAAATGCCGACGAATACGCGTTTTTGCACGGTTGCGGCGCGGACTACGTTGTGGTTTTTCAGGAGACTTACGATCCGGCGGCGTATGCTAGATTTCACCTCGGCGGCGTCAAGCGCTCGTTTGCCTACCGCTTCCACGCCCAGGAGCGCGCTCTTATGGGCGGTATGCGCAGCGTCGGGTTTGCCGCGCTTTTGGGGCTTGACGACTTTAGAAAGGACGCGCTAGCCACTGCGCTGCACGCGCATCTCATCCAGCAAAAGTACCCGCACGCCGAGATCGCGCTATCTTGCCCGCGCCTGCGCCCCGCGATAAACAAGGCTCACGTCGGACCGAGGGACGTCGATGAGAGGGTGCTGTTTCAGGTTATCTGCGCGTACCGCCTTTTTTTGCCCTACGCAAATATCACGATCTCTACGCGCGAGTCGGCGCGCTTTCGAGACGGCGTCATCGCAGTCGCCGCAAATAAAATCTCAGCCGGCGTTAGCACGGGCGTGGGGACGCACTCGGACAAGGCCAAAAAAGGCGACGAGCAGTTTGAGATCAGCGACGCGCGAACGGTTGAGGAGATACTAGGCGCCGTGCGAGGGCTAAATTTACAGCCCGTGATGAGCGAGCATATTTACGTTTGA